One Coffea eugenioides isolate CCC68of chromosome 2, Ceug_1.0, whole genome shotgun sequence genomic window, AGTCTAAGaatggggaaaagaaaaagggggaaCTAATGCTTGCTGTCTGGATGGGCACACAAGCTGATGAGGCTTATCCTGATGCTTGGCATTCAGATGCAGCTGGTCCTGTTGATTCCTCAGTGTTTTCCTCACTTACCCGCTCGAAAGTCTACCATTCCCCGAGGTTATGGTATGTCCGAGTCAATGTTATTGAGGCACAGGACTTGATTATATCTGAGAAGACTCGATTTCCAGATGTGTATGTCAAGGTCCAAGTAGGTAATCAGGTTCTTAGGACAAAGGCAGTCCAAACTCGAACTATGAATGTACTCTGGAATGAGGATCTGATGTTCGTTGCTGCTGAACCCTTAGAAGATTATCTAATTCTTTCAGTTGAAGATCGTGTTGGTCCCAATAAGGAAGATGTCTTTGGAAGGGTCATTATACCATTGAAGACTGTTGAAAGGCGTGCTGATGACCGTATTGTCCACTCAAAGTGGTTCAGCCTTCAAAAACCAGGTGCAACTGATGTGCATGAGACAAAGAAAGACAAGTTTGCTAGCAGGCTTCACCTTCGTGTCTGCCTTGATGGAGGGTACCATGTGCTGGATGAATCTACTCACTGCAGCAGCGATCTTCGGCCTACAGCAAAACAGCTCTGGAAGCCACCTATTGGTATCTTAGAATTAGGAGTTTTAAGTGCCGATGGCCTACACCCAATGAAGACAAGAGATGGAAGGGGTACGTCAGACACGTATTGTGTGGCTAAATATGGGCATAAGTGGGTTAGAACCCGGACAATCATTGACAGCATGAATCCCAAGTACAATGAGCAGTACACATGGGAAGTTTTTGACCCATCAACCGTTCTCACAGTTGGTGTTTTTGATAGCAGTGATGTTGGTCCAAATGGTAACAAGGATGTGAGAATTGGCAAGGTTCGTATTCGACTATCTACCCTTGAAACTGGTCGGGTATACACACATTCTTATCCGTTGCTAGTGCTTCACCCTTCGGGTGTTAAAAAAATGGGGGAGTTGCATTTGGCACTACGTTTCTCATGCACATCAATGGCGAACATGATGTTTCTTTACAGTAGGCCACCGTTACCAAAGATGCATTACGTCAGACCATTGAATATAATGCAGCAGGAGATGTTGCGCCACCAAGCTGTCAATATAGTGGCAGCTCGGCTAAGCCGAGCTGAGCCCCCTCTAAGAAAGGAAGTAGTGGAGTATATGACTGATGCAGATTCACACCTTTGGAGCATGAGACGAAGCAAAGCCAATTTTTTCCGCTTGATGTCTGTTTGTAATGGGTTATTTGCAGTTGGAAAATGGTTTGGGGAAGTCTGTATGTGGAAAAACCCAGTCACTACCTCTCTGGTGCATGTTCTTTTTGCGATGCTGATTTGTTTTCCAGAATTGATACTGCCGACAGTGTTTTTGTACATGTTCGTGATAGGGATTTGGAACTACCGCTACCGGCCAAAATATCCACCTCACATGAACACCAGAATATCCTATGCTGATGCTGTGCATCCTGATGAGCTTGATGAGGAATTTGACACATTTCCTACAACTAAAAGTTCAGACCTAGTTAGAATGAGGTATGATCGTTTAAGAAGTGTGGCTGGTCGAATACAGACTGTGGTGGGTGATTTGGCCACCCAAGGGGAGCGGATCCAAGCGCTTCTGAGTTGGCGAGACCCGCGTGCCACTGCCATTTTCGTGACCTTCTGCCTAGTTGCTGCCATTGTGCTGTATGTCACCCCTTTTCAGGCACTGGCTCTCATGGCTGGATTTTATGTGATGAGGCATCCCCGGTTCCGCCACAAGTTGCCACCAGTACCATTGAATTTCTTCCGTCGATTGCCAGCCAGGACTGACAGTATGCTATAGGTTGCTTGGTGTCGTTGCAGGGGTAATGTTTATTAATCCGTTCTATACTGCTAGTGGTTTCAGCGCTGTGGTCCAAAAAGTGTACAAAGATTAAAGATGTCGGAAATCGGAACTTGTATCTTAAGTTAATTCTGCAACATCTCATGCCTTTGAAGAGTGCTGATGGAGGAAAACAGTTTCAAAACGAGGAGGCATCTCTGCAGGCCAGTTGCAGAGTTTTTGTTCAACTTGCTCTTGAATAGCAACAGTATTACCTAACCAATGGCCCCTGGATGAAAAACGAAAGGTGTATGAGATTGTTCTGTTATGTAAATTAAGAAATTTCGGACTTGGGAAAGATTGTATTCCATACTTTTGTATAGTTTGTGTGTCTGTTTTCT contains:
- the LOC113760663 gene encoding FT-interacting protein 7-like, with the translated sequence MSNLKLGVEVVSAHNLLAKDGQGSSSAFVELKFDGQKFRTTVKENDLNPYWNETFYFTISNPDELLNHTLEVHVYNNNKNGLSKSCLGKVRISGTAFVPYSDAVVFHYPLEKVSIFSRSRGELGLKVFSTDDPYIRSSNPLPAMDSSSYTKSRSTQAQAPETQAEGLIPETKSNGKKGSRRTFHHLPNANYQQQLDSSIAASQQPINYGVEQLRPELNAARMVRTFSNLFSQPVEYALKETSPVLGGGQVVQGRVIRADKPASIYDLVEPMQFLFVRVVKARDLPSKDVTGSLDPYVEVRVGNYRGVTSHFEKRQNPEWNAVFAFAKDRIQSSFVEVVVKDKDMLKDDFVGMIRFDLQEVPMRVPPDSPLAPEWYHLESKNGEKKKGELMLAVWMGTQADEAYPDAWHSDAAGPVDSSVFSSLTRSKVYHSPRLWYVRVNVIEAQDLIISEKTRFPDVYVKVQVGNQVLRTKAVQTRTMNVLWNEDLMFVAAEPLEDYLILSVEDRVGPNKEDVFGRVIIPLKTVERRADDRIVHSKWFSLQKPGATDVHETKKDKFASRLHLRVCLDGGYHVLDESTHCSSDLRPTAKQLWKPPIGILELGVLSADGLHPMKTRDGRGTSDTYCVAKYGHKWVRTRTIIDSMNPKYNEQYTWEVFDPSTVLTVGVFDSSDVGPNGNKDVRIGKVRIRLSTLETGRVYTHSYPLLVLHPSGVKKMGELHLALRFSCTSMANMMFLYSRPPLPKMHYVRPLNIMQQEMLRHQAVNIVAARLSRAEPPLRKEVVEYMTDADSHLWSMRRSKANFFRLMSVCNGLFAVGKWFGEVCMWKNPVTTSLVHVLFAMLICFPELILPTVFLYMFVIGIWNYRYRPKYPPHMNTRISYADAVHPDELDEEFDTFPTTKSSDLVRMRYDRLRSVAGRIQTVVGDLATQGERIQALLSWRDPRATAIFVTFCLVAAIVLYVTPFQALALMAGFYVMRHPRFRHKLPPVPLNFFRRLPARTDSML